In one Vibrio sp. CB1-14 genomic region, the following are encoded:
- a CDS encoding putative 2-aminoethylphosphonate ABC transporter substrate-binding protein, with product MKNRLMKGTLATLVSLLATNALAATEVTVYTAFETDILAKYKNAFEKENPDVKIKWVRDSTGIMTAKLLAEKNNPRAEVVWGLAGSSMALLKEEGVLKPYSPKGLEDLKPNLNDPQSNQAWFGNDAFFNAICFNEAVAKQLNLPKPQSWEDLTKPVYQGHIAMPNPASSGTGYMQVSAWLQNMGEDQAWNYMKNLDKNIAHYTHSGSKPCVQAGMGEVAIGISMAVRGAKLINQGAPLAVITPKGIGWESEAVGLVKESDAAKRVVDWSVSKSANELYVESYPVVAHKAVTGNVNNYPEVQGAMAEMDFGKMGTERAEVLKTWSQKFDAKSEPKS from the coding sequence ATGAAAAACCGTTTGATGAAGGGAACACTGGCGACACTGGTTTCTCTACTTGCCACCAACGCACTAGCAGCAACAGAGGTCACTGTGTACACCGCTTTCGAAACGGACATTCTTGCGAAATACAAGAATGCATTTGAGAAAGAGAACCCAGATGTGAAAATCAAATGGGTGCGTGACTCAACGGGTATCATGACAGCGAAACTTTTGGCGGAGAAAAACAACCCGCGCGCTGAAGTGGTTTGGGGTTTGGCAGGCTCTTCCATGGCATTGCTCAAAGAAGAGGGTGTGCTTAAGCCATACTCGCCGAAGGGACTAGAAGACCTGAAGCCGAACTTGAACGATCCTCAGTCAAACCAAGCATGGTTTGGTAATGATGCTTTCTTTAACGCTATCTGTTTTAACGAAGCCGTGGCTAAGCAGCTTAACCTTCCAAAGCCACAATCTTGGGAAGATTTGACCAAGCCTGTTTATCAGGGTCACATTGCAATGCCAAACCCGGCGTCTTCAGGTACGGGTTACATGCAAGTATCTGCTTGGTTACAAAATATGGGTGAAGACCAAGCTTGGAACTACATGAAAAACCTCGATAAAAACATCGCACATTACACGCACTCAGGCTCTAAGCCATGTGTTCAAGCAGGAATGGGTGAAGTCGCTATCGGTATTTCTATGGCGGTACGTGGTGCTAAGCTAATTAACCAAGGCGCACCTCTCGCAGTGATCACGCCAAAAGGGATTGGCTGGGAGTCAGAAGCCGTTGGTTTGGTGAAAGAATCGGATGCCGCTAAGCGCGTTGTAGACTGGTCTGTGTCCAAGTCGGCAAATGAGTTGTATGTTGAATCTTACCCAGTGGTTGCCCATAAAGCGGTAACAGGCAATGTTAACAACTACCCTGAAGTTCAGGGGGCAATGGCCGAGATGGACTTTGGTAAGATGGGCACGGAACGTGCTGAAGTATTGAAAACCTGGTCTCAGAAGTTTGATGCTAAGTCTGAACCAAAATCCTAA
- the phnW gene encoding 2-aminoethylphosphonate--pyruvate transaminase — MKNEYLLLTPGPLSTSETVREAMLKDWCTWDDDYNKDIVEVIRTKLTRLATKQAGYTSVLMQGSGTASVEATIGSAITPKGKLLVVDNGAYGARIAQIADYLNIETHVIAPGEISRPNLDEIASILEQDIAITHVAIVHCETTTGMLNPIEALIKLAKQHDKTVILDAMSSFGGIPMDIGELGIDFMISSANKCIQGVPGFGFVVAKQSELEKCQGQGRSLSLDLYDQWHCMEVNHGKWRFTSPTHTVRAFYQALLELEQEGGIEARFNRYQTNQKTLVEGMRSLGFRTLLNDDLHSPIITSFYSPEHSDYQFKAFYNRLKEQGFVIYPGKVSNADCFRIGNIGDVYPSDIERLISAVKNAMYWELA; from the coding sequence ATGAAAAACGAATACTTGCTATTAACTCCGGGTCCGCTATCGACATCTGAAACCGTGCGCGAAGCGATGTTAAAAGACTGGTGTACATGGGATGACGACTACAACAAAGATATTGTTGAGGTCATTCGCACTAAACTGACTCGACTTGCCACAAAACAAGCGGGCTACACCAGTGTCCTAATGCAAGGAAGCGGAACCGCTTCTGTTGAGGCGACAATTGGCAGCGCCATCACTCCAAAGGGCAAATTGCTTGTTGTCGACAATGGAGCCTATGGCGCACGTATTGCGCAGATTGCTGACTACCTAAATATCGAAACCCATGTCATTGCACCGGGCGAAATTAGCAGACCGAATCTAGATGAGATTGCCAGCATCCTAGAGCAAGACATTGCCATTACGCATGTTGCGATTGTTCACTGTGAGACCACAACTGGCATGCTTAACCCTATAGAAGCGCTCATCAAACTAGCAAAGCAACATGACAAAACTGTGATCCTTGATGCGATGTCGAGTTTTGGTGGCATCCCAATGGATATTGGTGAGCTCGGTATCGACTTTATGATCAGCTCTGCCAACAAATGTATTCAGGGCGTTCCTGGCTTTGGGTTTGTGGTTGCCAAGCAATCAGAATTAGAAAAATGCCAAGGCCAAGGGCGTTCACTCAGTCTCGATCTCTATGATCAATGGCACTGCATGGAAGTGAATCACGGCAAGTGGCGCTTCACCTCCCCAACCCATACCGTGCGTGCTTTCTATCAAGCTCTTTTAGAACTTGAGCAAGAGGGCGGTATTGAAGCGCGTTTCAATCGCTATCAGACTAACCAAAAAACACTAGTCGAAGGTATGCGTTCATTGGGCTTCCGCACGCTACTAAACGACGATCTTCATTCTCCGATCATTACCTCGTTCTACTCACCTGAGCACAGTGATTACCAGTTCAAAGCCTTTTATAACCGCTTAAAAGAGCAAGGTTTTGTTATCTACCCCGGCAAAGTCTCTAATGCTGATTGCTTCCGCATTGGCAATATTGGTGATGTGTACCCATCGGACATTGAACGCTTAATCAGCGCGGTGAAAAACGCAATGTACTGGGAGCTGGCGTAA
- a CDS encoding aspartate aminotransferase family protein has translation MADQATHLRSEGDVNNTPAREEWNQQIQDEATQALLKRDADVFLHQSMSTPCLDSLEAAEGIYIQDTRGKRYMDFHGNNVHQLGYAHPHVIKRVTEQMHSLPFSPRRFTNETAVKCAEKLTQVCGGDLNRVLFAPGGTSVVGMALKLARYITGNYKVVSLWDSFHGASLDAISVGGEACFREGMGPLMAGVERIPPAVSYRGAFPSQDGSDVHYADYLEYVIEKEGGIGAFIAEGVRNTDVQVPSKAYWKRIREICDKHNVLLIIDDIPNGMGRSGEWFTYQAFDIEPDILCIGKGFGGGLVPIAAMVTKDKYNTAAEISLGHYTHEKSALGCAAALATMEAIEQEQLLEKTRNDSEFVKARLLQMKQQYPIIGDVRGIGLLWGVELVKNHITKHRAYDEAEQVLYQCLNQGLSFKVSQGNVIQLSPPLIITRDELTKALDIFEQAIAHVSNVRN, from the coding sequence ATGGCAGACCAAGCAACGCACCTACGTAGCGAGGGGGATGTGAACAATACCCCAGCACGTGAAGAGTGGAATCAACAAATACAAGACGAAGCGACACAAGCACTGCTTAAACGCGACGCCGATGTTTTCTTGCATCAGTCTATGTCAACGCCATGCCTAGATTCACTAGAAGCGGCAGAAGGGATTTATATCCAAGACACACGCGGAAAGCGCTACATGGACTTTCATGGTAACAACGTACATCAGCTTGGTTATGCGCACCCGCATGTCATCAAACGTGTAACGGAGCAGATGCATTCACTGCCCTTTTCGCCGCGCCGTTTTACCAACGAAACAGCGGTTAAATGTGCTGAAAAGCTAACCCAAGTCTGCGGCGGCGATCTCAACCGAGTGTTATTTGCGCCCGGCGGCACATCTGTAGTTGGAATGGCGCTCAAACTGGCTCGCTATATCACAGGCAACTACAAAGTCGTGTCACTGTGGGACTCATTTCATGGGGCATCATTGGATGCGATTTCAGTCGGTGGTGAAGCGTGTTTTCGTGAAGGCATGGGCCCGCTCATGGCAGGTGTTGAGCGTATCCCACCAGCGGTGTCTTATCGCGGTGCATTCCCTTCACAAGACGGGAGTGATGTTCACTACGCTGACTATCTCGAATACGTGATTGAAAAAGAAGGCGGTATCGGCGCGTTTATCGCAGAAGGCGTTCGCAATACCGATGTGCAAGTACCAAGTAAAGCGTACTGGAAACGCATCCGTGAGATTTGCGACAAACACAATGTCCTACTCATTATTGACGATATTCCGAATGGCATGGGGCGCAGTGGTGAATGGTTTACCTATCAGGCATTCGACATTGAACCGGACATTCTTTGTATCGGCAAAGGCTTTGGTGGCGGTTTGGTTCCAATCGCTGCAATGGTAACCAAAGACAAATACAACACGGCTGCGGAAATCTCTCTAGGTCACTACACGCACGAGAAAAGTGCCCTTGGCTGCGCGGCGGCACTTGCCACCATGGAAGCGATTGAGCAAGAACAGCTCCTAGAGAAGACACGTAATGACAGCGAGTTTGTCAAAGCACGTCTACTTCAAATGAAGCAGCAATACCCAATTATTGGCGATGTACGTGGCATTGGTCTTCTGTGGGGTGTGGAACTAGTAAAAAACCACATCACAAAACACAGAGCCTACGATGAAGCCGAGCAAGTTCTCTATCAATGCTTAAATCAAGGTCTGAGCTTTAAGGTGTCGCAAGGCAACGTCATTCAGCTTAGCCCTCCGCTGATTATTACCCGTGACGAGCTAACCAAAGCGCTCGACATTTTCGAGCAAGCTATTGCTCACGTATCAAACGTAAGAAATTAA
- the phnX gene encoding phosphonoacetaldehyde hydrolase, which produces MSHSSPIQAVIFDWAGTIVDFGSFAPTSIFVEAFKQGFDFEISLDEAREPMGIGKWDHIKAVGQIPAVTARWTAKFGQEMQDSDVDAIYAAFMPLQKAKVADHAEPILNAVDVVNDLKHKGIKIGSCSGYPRQVMDVLIPVAADYGYKPDYVVATDDLPQGGRPAAFMALKNAIELGATSVGACVKVDDAAPGIEEGHNAGMWTVGLLLSGNEAGLTFDQYQAADEATLTAARERARIKLGKASPHYLVDTIADLPGVIADIEKRVLAGERP; this is translated from the coding sequence ATGTCTCACTCATCACCGATTCAAGCCGTTATCTTTGACTGGGCTGGCACTATTGTTGACTTTGGTTCGTTTGCCCCGACCAGCATTTTTGTCGAAGCATTTAAACAAGGCTTTGATTTCGAGATTTCTCTAGACGAAGCTCGCGAGCCAATGGGTATTGGTAAATGGGATCACATTAAAGCCGTTGGCCAAATCCCAGCAGTAACAGCACGTTGGACAGCCAAGTTTGGCCAAGAAATGCAAGACAGCGATGTTGACGCCATCTACGCCGCATTCATGCCTCTACAAAAAGCCAAAGTAGCGGATCACGCTGAGCCAATCCTTAACGCGGTTGACGTTGTGAACGACCTTAAACACAAAGGCATCAAGATCGGCTCATGTTCTGGCTACCCACGTCAAGTAATGGATGTTCTCATTCCAGTGGCGGCAGATTACGGCTATAAACCAGACTATGTCGTCGCTACTGATGACCTACCTCAAGGCGGCCGCCCTGCTGCATTTATGGCACTGAAAAACGCTATCGAACTGGGCGCGACTAGCGTCGGTGCTTGCGTAAAAGTGGATGACGCAGCACCCGGTATCGAAGAAGGTCACAATGCAGGCATGTGGACTGTGGGTCTACTGCTTTCTGGCAACGAGGCTGGCCTTACATTTGACCAATACCAAGCCGCTGATGAAGCAACTCTAACAGCAGCTCGCGAACGTGCACGCATCAAGCTTGGTAAAGCTTCACCTCACTATCTAGTTGATACGATTGCCGACCTTCCAGGTGTGATCGCAGATATTGAGAAACGCGTTTTAGCGGGTGAGCGTCCGTAA
- a CDS encoding class I SAM-dependent methyltransferase translates to MSFWFGKDATAQGVAKQRLIETLAPPSKRVISDPYAKRFVLGASLIKLMGHRLSVLITEKFAPGFHQHLIARTRFFDDCIQEAVENGVDQYVILGAGYDLRAHRLDLPSSLRVFEVDQAEVQKRKRKKLPQHLFNSENVSYVSVDFNHQSLVERLLASGFDPNKPTIFTLEGVSQYITKPALATTIEALAALTHRTDATFLMSYVDERLNSDPKACFGDGYPHVVKRVNTIKDLSDKFGEPWVSFYRSDEIEQMLSGYGFKVAENKTLEDLNGRYFEPIGRKVPEQHVMKLEHFVVARA, encoded by the coding sequence ATGAGCTTTTGGTTTGGTAAAGATGCGACCGCGCAAGGCGTGGCGAAGCAACGCTTAATCGAGACACTGGCACCACCGAGTAAGAGGGTCATTAGCGATCCGTACGCAAAACGATTCGTGTTAGGTGCGAGTCTCATCAAGCTGATGGGTCATCGGCTATCTGTTTTGATCACAGAGAAGTTTGCCCCTGGATTCCATCAGCACCTTATTGCGAGAACTCGATTTTTTGATGATTGTATTCAAGAGGCGGTGGAAAATGGGGTCGACCAATACGTGATTTTGGGTGCAGGTTATGACTTAAGGGCGCATCGCCTTGACCTGCCTTCCAGCCTCAGGGTTTTCGAAGTCGATCAAGCTGAAGTGCAAAAGAGAAAGCGTAAAAAACTACCCCAACACTTATTTAACTCAGAGAATGTGAGTTACGTTAGTGTGGATTTTAATCACCAATCTCTCGTTGAGCGATTATTGGCATCCGGCTTTGATCCAAATAAACCAACTATCTTCACCTTAGAAGGTGTTTCTCAGTACATTACTAAACCTGCGTTAGCCACTACCATTGAAGCATTGGCCGCTCTCACACATCGTACAGATGCAACTTTCTTGATGTCTTACGTTGACGAACGCCTTAACAGCGATCCTAAAGCTTGCTTTGGAGATGGCTATCCCCATGTAGTTAAACGTGTGAACACGATTAAAGACTTATCAGATAAATTTGGGGAGCCGTGGGTGTCTTTCTATCGCAGTGATGAGATAGAGCAAATGTTGTCTGGCTACGGCTTCAAAGTGGCAGAAAATAAGACTCTGGAGGATCTAAATGGGCGCTACTTCGAACCAATTGGTCGAAAAGTGCCTGAGCAGCACGTAATGAAGTTGGAGCACTTTGTTGTTGCGAGAGCCTAA
- a CDS encoding NADPH-dependent FMN reductase: protein MNIAIVAGSQRTNSQSINVANYLATLAGEHFEQVNVLDLHHLALPLWNEGVWQDSEEWAPFQPIKQQLKQSDAFIFITPEWHGMATPSLKNFLMLTTDDELAHKAALLVSVSAGVNGVYPISELRMTGNKNNHVCFLPDHLIFRNCEQTLTADHQCTDQNQHVRSEYTLKLLAAYANALAPVHRDMVSIGKPFRYGM from the coding sequence ATGAACATCGCAATCGTTGCCGGTAGCCAAAGAACAAACTCACAAAGTATCAATGTGGCTAATTATCTGGCAACACTCGCTGGCGAACACTTTGAACAGGTCAATGTTCTCGACTTGCATCATTTAGCTTTACCACTTTGGAATGAAGGCGTGTGGCAAGACAGCGAGGAATGGGCACCATTTCAACCCATTAAACAACAACTCAAGCAATCTGATGCCTTTATTTTTATCACGCCAGAATGGCATGGAATGGCAACACCTTCACTAAAGAATTTTTTGATGTTGACTACCGACGACGAATTGGCACACAAAGCGGCGTTATTGGTAAGCGTCTCTGCTGGCGTCAATGGCGTATACCCTATTAGCGAACTGCGTATGACTGGAAATAAAAACAATCACGTCTGTTTTTTGCCAGACCATCTTATCTTTAGAAACTGCGAACAAACGTTGACTGCCGATCACCAATGTACAGACCAAAATCAACATGTTAGAAGCGAATATACGCTCAAGTTACTCGCAGCCTATGCCAATGCTTTAGCCCCCGTACACCGAGACATGGTAAGTATCGGTAAACCATTTCGATACGGAATGTAA
- the truD gene encoding tRNA pseudouridine(13) synthase TruD, which yields MKYRIKQKNEDFRVCEVINLDIADSPTNYQLFCLVKSGISTFNAIDIISQEFNLEEGQIGVAGLKDEEGITQQYLTIESHKVPSKFNDKDSNFWLELYQIGFSNNKITVGSNLGNAFNIVLRGLDEEAQNALTSINETQLRVPNYYDSQRFGLPNQPALTHLIGQHYLEGNLDKCLEFARESGVLANREVTLENLDFLIPMRERAFWLCSHGSHMWNKKLSELIQAEGSASASIRIADNSYFAPNQDDFAAHKLPNKLAIDKWRAIDGEIKKLSATRDCFIYCHFKSEPLDSDSCELQFTLPTGSYATMAIKGILGV from the coding sequence ATGAAGTATAGAATAAAACAAAAAAATGAAGACTTTAGGGTATGCGAAGTCATTAACTTAGATATTGCCGATAGCCCTACTAACTATCAACTTTTTTGTTTAGTGAAGAGTGGTATCTCAACATTTAACGCTATAGATATTATTAGCCAAGAATTTAACCTAGAGGAAGGTCAAATTGGCGTAGCCGGTTTAAAAGATGAAGAAGGGATCACGCAGCAATATCTCACAATTGAAAGTCATAAAGTCCCTAGTAAATTTAATGATAAAGACAGTAACTTTTGGCTTGAGTTATATCAAATCGGTTTCTCCAACAATAAAATCACTGTTGGTTCTAATCTTGGAAACGCATTTAATATCGTATTAAGAGGACTTGACGAAGAGGCTCAAAATGCCCTTACAAGCATTAATGAAACTCAGCTTAGAGTCCCCAATTACTATGACAGCCAACGTTTCGGCTTACCCAATCAACCTGCGCTGACACATCTGATCGGACAACACTACCTTGAAGGTAATCTCGATAAGTGTCTTGAATTCGCACGGGAATCGGGTGTGCTGGCGAATAGAGAGGTAACGCTAGAGAACCTAGATTTTTTAATACCTATGCGCGAAAGGGCTTTTTGGCTTTGTTCTCATGGCTCACACATGTGGAACAAGAAGCTCAGTGAACTCATACAAGCAGAAGGCTCCGCTAGCGCCTCTATCCGTATCGCGGACAACAGCTACTTTGCTCCAAACCAAGATGACTTTGCAGCGCATAAGCTTCCGAATAAATTAGCCATAGACAAGTGGCGAGCAATCGACGGCGAAATAAAGAAACTGTCTGCAACCAGGGACTGCTTTATTTATTGTCATTTTAAATCTGAGCCGCTCGACTCAGATAGCTGTGAGTTGCAGTTCACATTGCCGACTGGTAGCTACGCAACGATGGCAATAAAAGGCATCTTAGGTGTTTAA
- a CDS encoding AAA family ATPase, which yields MTQIYFVCGFIGSGKTTYSKALAAKHAAFRFSIDEWMIPLYGEHMERELFDRRLATLQGLFKDSALQLFSLGVPVVFDFGFWTKADRLAFTEWASSVAASSEIHYLDVGFDVCKQRASARNSELNGRSYEMTPEMLELFWSWFETPTSDENVVWIQSAG from the coding sequence ATGACCCAAATCTATTTCGTATGTGGCTTTATTGGCTCCGGTAAGACAACGTACTCTAAAGCATTGGCCGCTAAACACGCTGCGTTTCGGTTTTCTATTGATGAGTGGATGATCCCTCTATATGGCGAGCATATGGAGCGGGAGCTCTTTGATCGTCGTTTGGCAACGCTTCAAGGGTTATTTAAAGACTCTGCCTTACAGCTTTTTTCGCTCGGTGTGCCGGTTGTATTTGATTTTGGTTTTTGGACGAAAGCGGATCGGCTTGCTTTTACTGAATGGGCATCGAGTGTAGCTGCGAGCAGTGAAATTCATTATTTGGATGTCGGATTTGATGTTTGTAAGCAGAGAGCATCTGCTCGTAACTCAGAACTCAACGGCCGATCTTATGAAATGACACCAGAGATGCTGGAGTTGTTTTGGTCTTGGTTTGAGACACCGACATCAGATGAGAATGTGGTGTGGATTCAGTCAGCGGGCTAA
- a CDS encoding Crp/Fnr family transcriptional regulator: MEHYRLAACDIKTVVLPKGKFLYDQHDEPDCFYFIVSGLVSLQRLLLNGKEVMSRVYKTNQYFGYRTLLSGQNYHVGAKALTDLTLERVVVRDLDQFFQENPKFVRYLFSEMATELRHAEIRLSKMSTHSVELRVIDSVIDLVTADVGYKWTYREIAAYSGCSTETVIRVSKKLKNSALMHGENTNKSFELEKLQQVRTQLALGEKL, translated from the coding sequence ATGGAACACTACCGATTAGCGGCATGCGACATAAAAACGGTTGTTTTGCCAAAGGGAAAATTTCTCTATGATCAACATGACGAACCAGACTGTTTCTATTTTATCGTCTCTGGTTTGGTATCGCTGCAACGCTTATTGCTGAATGGAAAAGAGGTGATGAGTCGCGTTTACAAAACCAATCAATATTTTGGCTATCGAACGCTTCTTTCTGGACAGAATTATCACGTAGGTGCCAAAGCTTTAACTGATCTCACTCTTGAACGTGTCGTGGTGCGCGATTTAGATCAGTTCTTTCAAGAGAACCCAAAATTCGTTCGTTATCTATTCTCTGAAATGGCAACAGAGCTTCGCCACGCTGAGATCCGTTTGTCCAAAATGTCTACGCACAGCGTCGAGTTAAGGGTAATTGATAGCGTGATTGATTTAGTTACCGCTGATGTAGGTTATAAGTGGACATACAGGGAAATTGCGGCTTATTCGGGATGTTCAACAGAAACGGTTATTCGTGTTAGCAAAAAGCTCAAGAACAGTGCTTTAATGCATGGAGAAAATACCAACAAGTCTTTTGAACTAGAGAAATTGCAGCAAGTGAGAACACAACTAGCGCTAGGAGAAAAGCTGTAA
- a CDS encoding PTS transporter subunit EIIC translates to MKQLLSSILNQLQRVGGALMLPIAVLPVAALLLRFGSADLLDLPFVKASGGAIFGGLPLLFAVGIAVGLAKDHNGTAGVAGVIAHLIILEGAKTITPDLKMGVLSGIIAGIMAGYLYNNFKDTKLPDWLGFFGGKRFVPVVTALCSIFMAFIVGHGFPAIGAAINDIGMWMIQSGEPGLFVYGAMNRLLIPFGLHHILNSIVRFMFGSYTDESGAEIIGDQLRFFAGDPEAGAFMTGCYVVMMFGLPAVCLAFYVTAKKERRPALVGMLVSIALTSFLTGITEPVEFLFMFTAPILFALHAIFMGASYVISDWLNIKHGFGFSGGFIDYVLNWGLATNPIRIIPLGLAYFAMYFVTFTAAIKYFNLKTPGRDDEEEEVVASTTDTSGLAAAYYDAVGGYDNITNINCCMTRLRLTVTDSSTIEDSVCKKLGAAGVIRPTPTTIQIIVGTSAEAIAGDMNAIHKEKALQEQKQFESAKA, encoded by the coding sequence GTGAAACAATTACTGTCATCAATATTAAATCAACTACAGAGGGTAGGCGGTGCTTTAATGCTACCTATCGCTGTATTACCTGTGGCGGCCTTGCTACTTCGTTTTGGGTCTGCAGACTTGCTTGATTTACCATTTGTGAAAGCATCTGGGGGAGCGATATTTGGCGGGCTACCTTTACTGTTTGCTGTCGGTATCGCCGTCGGATTGGCCAAAGACCACAATGGTACTGCTGGCGTTGCTGGCGTTATCGCACACCTGATCATTCTCGAAGGTGCAAAAACCATCACACCTGACCTTAAGATGGGTGTCTTATCTGGCATTATCGCCGGTATTATGGCGGGCTATCTCTACAACAACTTCAAAGATACTAAGTTGCCAGATTGGCTTGGGTTCTTTGGAGGGAAGCGTTTTGTTCCTGTCGTGACGGCACTGTGCTCTATCTTCATGGCCTTCATTGTTGGGCATGGCTTCCCTGCTATTGGTGCTGCAATCAACGACATTGGTATGTGGATGATCCAAAGTGGCGAACCCGGTCTATTTGTTTATGGTGCAATGAACCGTCTTCTTATTCCATTTGGTTTACATCACATTCTGAACAGTATTGTCCGCTTCATGTTTGGTTCATACACAGATGAAAGTGGTGCAGAGATCATTGGCGACCAGCTACGTTTCTTTGCCGGTGACCCTGAAGCGGGTGCATTTATGACGGGCTGTTATGTCGTGATGATGTTTGGTCTACCAGCGGTCTGCTTAGCGTTCTATGTAACAGCTAAAAAAGAACGTCGTCCAGCTTTAGTGGGGATGTTGGTCTCTATAGCGCTTACAAGCTTCCTGACGGGGATCACAGAACCTGTTGAGTTCTTGTTCATGTTCACCGCGCCAATTCTATTCGCTCTACACGCTATCTTTATGGGGGCATCTTACGTAATCAGTGATTGGCTAAATATTAAACATGGCTTTGGTTTCTCGGGAGGCTTCATCGATTACGTGTTGAACTGGGGGCTCGCAACGAACCCGATTCGAATCATCCCTCTAGGTCTTGCTTATTTTGCTATGTACTTTGTTACCTTCACTGCCGCAATTAAGTACTTCAATCTTAAGACTCCTGGGCGCGATGATGAGGAGGAAGAAGTTGTCGCCTCAACGACAGATACGAGTGGGTTAGCCGCTGCTTACTATGATGCTGTTGGAGGGTACGACAATATCACCAATATTAACTGTTGTATGACGCGTCTTCGCCTTACCGTTACTGATAGCTCAACGATTGAGGATTCGGTTTGTAAGAAGTTGGGAGCCGCAGGTGTAATTCGACCAACTCCGACAACGATTCAGATTATTGTTGGCACTTCGGCTGAAGCCATCGCCGGAGATATGAACGCTATCCACAAAGAGAAAGCGTTACAGGAACAAAAGCAGTTTGAAAGCGCTAAAGCTTAG